The sequence ACCTCGCACTGCATAAGCATTTTTACAGATATAGCCGAATCTTGGCGGAGAGACTCGACCTAGACCCCAATCATGCGCCATGGGCGATGCAAGAAGGGTTCGCCCGGGCGAAAGGAGCATGATTCGGAGTAACCGGACCACGATCGAGGGGCGGCCGACGCTCCCGAAGGACCGCGCCGAGACGAATCGTTTCCAAAAAAAATCCCGCCCGAGCGTTCGGGCGGGATTTTTTTCGCTTCAACGGAGACTTACTTCCCTTGGGCCGCGAGCTTCTCCTCCTCGGCAGCGAGGGCGTCGTATTGCTTCGCGGTCTCCAAGGCGCGCTCTTTCAGGATGGCGCAATGGGCCGCGAGGGAGTTTTCCATGCCCTTGTAGTGAACATGGCTCTTCTTGTAGTCGGCGTGCATATGTTCATGCTTCGCCGCCTTGTCGCGATAGGCCTGCGCCTGAGCCTTGTAAAACGCGGCCAGGCCCTTGTGATCGCCGGCGGCGATGGCCTTTTGCACGTCGAAGTCTTGCGCGGGCGCCGCGGCGGCCGGAGCGGCTGGGGCAGCCGCCGGTTTGTCCGCGGAGAGAGCAACCTTGGATCCCGCCACTAAGAATAATGACAAGATCGACAATCCGGAAATCATGAACTTCTTCATAGAGAACATCCTCCTAAATAGGTTGAGATTATGGGGTTTTTAACAAAAATCACGTCAAATGCAAGAATTAGAAACAGAATATTGTCGGTTCGAGACTCGCACTGCCTATTAATTAGCCCGTTGCCGCCAAAATCATCTCGTCATCGGTAACGAATCTCGTGGGACGCCCTCCTCGAGTGATTTTTTTGTCTTGGGGGGACTCTCCGGACTCGGCCGCGAATCTATTCCGGAAGGTCCGCGGTCCGAATCCGGCTTGGGCCGCGTGTAGGCCTTCTTGCTCCCAATGGGGTCCCCTCGTGGGTCGTTTCCGTAGCGTTCGCGGTATTCGATATAATTGATTCCTGCGAGGGCCGGGGCGGTCGATAAAACCGCCGACGCGGCAAGGAAAATAATAATCCTCACGAATGGACGCATGCGTACCTCCTTGTGGAAAACCAATGTTTCAACATCTTGACCGATTCGATCACGGCGAGCGGAACGGCGCCGATCGCGACGAGCAGTAGACACTCCCGCCAGGAGATGGCCGAAATCTTGAAAAACCTCTCCAGGAATTCGACATGATGGGCCCAGGGCTGAAAGACGACGGAAAGCGTGACCACCGCGAAGAGCCTGGCGTTCGAAAATATCCCCACTTGCCAAAACGGCTTCCGCTCGTTCCGGAAAGCGAAGGACTTGAGCATTTCGGCGTAAACCAGCACGGCGAAGGCGGCGGTTCGAGCCGTTTCCAGACCTTCCGCGCGCAAGACATACCCATAGACGCCCAAGGCAATCGCCGCCGTCAGCAGGCCGGGGAAGAGCGTCCAGTAAAGGAAAGCGCGATCCGTCATGGCGGCCTCCCGCCGCCGCGGTGGGCGTCGCATCACGTCGGGGTCGATGGGATCGGTGGCCAGGCACAGCGCGGGCAGTCCGTCGGTGACGAGGTTGATCCAAAGCAGGTGGATCGGCAGGAGCGGAAGCGGCAGGCCGAGCAAAACGGCCGTCGTCATCAACAGCAACTCGCCGACGTTGCCCGCCAGGAGATACTGGAGCGTCTTCTTGATGTTGTCGTAGACGCCGCGGCCCTCCTCGACCGCCGCGACGATGGAGGCGAAGTTGTCGTCGGTAACGACCATGTCGGAGGCCTCCTTGGTGACCTCGGTGCCGGTGATGCCCATCGCGATGCCGATATCGGCCCCCTTGATCGCCGGGGCGTCGTTCACGCCGTCCCCGGTCATCGCGATCACCGCGCCCACGGCCTTCCAGGCGCGCACCACGCGCAGCTTGTGCTCCGCGCTCACCCGGGCATAGACCGCAATCTCGGCCACCCGCGCCTGAAGCTCTCGGTCGGAGAGCCCGTCCAATTCCGCCCCGGACAGCGCCTTCGCATCCTCCGCCGCGATGCCGAGCTCCCGGGCTATCGCCAGGGCCGTATGCGGGTGGTCCCCGGTGATCATCACCACGCGGATGCCGGCGCTCCGGCATTTGGCAACGGCCTCTTTCGCCTCGGCGCGGGGCGGATCGTACATCCCCACGAGCCCGAGGAAGACCAAACGGCTTTCCACGTCCTCCCAGGAAAGACCTTCGAAGCCCCTTGCCTCGAGCGGGCGATACGCGGCGGCCAATACCCGCAGGGCCCGCTCCGCCATGGCATCGATCTGTTTCGTCAGGCGCTCCCGGTCGGAGGCCTCGATCGGACGAAGACCCCCTTCGTCCAAGATATGCGTGCACAGGGCCAGTAAGATGTCGGGGGCCCCCTTGACCATCGCTTCAGGGACGCCGCCGGGGGTTTCGCGAAGGACCGACATCCGCTTTCGTTCGGAATCGAAGGGAAAGGCCCGGAGCTTGGGGAAGTCCCGCTCCACGGCGTCTTGCTCGACGCCGGCCTTGCGGGCCGCGGCCAGCAAGGCGGCTTCCGTGGGATCCCCGACGGCCTGCCATCGGTCCTTCTCGTGAATGAGATGCGCCTCGTTGCACCCGGTCATCACCGTCAGCAAGCGTCGGATCAAGGCCTCTTGGCCGACCCCAGGAGGCCGGCCCTCCAGGAGGATTTCCCCCTCCGGTCCGTAGCCTTCTCCGCTCACCGCGAATGCGACGCTGCCGACGTAGATCTCTCGCACCGTCATTTCGCCTACCGTGAGCGTCCCCGTCTTGTCCGTGCAGATCACGTTGGTGGAGCCCAAGGTCTCCACGGCCGGCAGCTTGCGGATCAAGGCGCGCCGGCGCGACATGCGTTGCACGCCCAAGGCCAGGCCGATGGTGACCACCGCGGGCAGCCCCTCCGGAACCGCCGCCACCGCCATGCTGACGGAGGTCAAAAAGAGGTCGAAGGGGTTGAGTCCCCGCAAATATCCCAAGAGAAATAGGACCGCCACGATCCCCAGGGAGGCCCACACCAAGACGCGACCCACGGCCTGCAGACGTTTCTGCAGGGGAGTGCCCTCCTCGAAGGCGGCCTGCTGCAGTAGGCCGGCGATGCGACCGAATTCGGTCTTCATCCCGGTGGCGACGACGACCGCGCGGCCCGCGCCCGCCGAAATGCTGGTCCCCATATAGAGCAGGTTCTTGCGGTCGCCGAGCGGGACTTCGGCGGCTCCCAAGGCCGCAACCGATTTGCGGACCGGCTCGGATTCCCCGGTCAAGGCCGCCTCCAGGCTTTGCAGGGAATCGGCCTCCAACAGCCGGGCGTCGGCGGGGACGAGGTCTCCCGCCTCCAATTCCAAAATATCTCCCGGGACGACTTCCCTCGCGGGCAGGACGCGCAGCTCCCCGCCCCGCCGCACCTTGGCGTGGGGCGCGGTCATCTTTTTCAGTGCGGCGATGGATTTCTCGGCGCTGTACTCTTGGTAAAATCCGAGGATTCCGTTGAGCAGAACGATCGAAAAGATCGCGATGCTGTCGGCCCACTCCTGCAACAGACCCGACACGAGGCCGGCGGCAATCAGGATCCAGACGATGAGGCTGGAAAACTGGCCAAGGAAAATCTTGAGCGGCTTGACCGGCTTGCCCTCTTTGAGCTCGTTCCAACCGTACCGGGCCAACCTTCGGGCGGCCTCTTCTTCGGAGAGACCTCGCCGGTCCGAACGCAGGTGACCGAGGACGGCCTCGGCTGTCCAGGTGTGCCAGGGGGGCGATGCCGGATGCTGGACGACTTCCGGGTTCACGTCCCCTCCGCTTCCCGGAGATGAAAACTCCGCCAAATCACGTAAACCGAGGGGATCACCAAGAGGGTCAGCAAGGTCAGGGAAAGCAAGCCGCCCCAAAGCGGCGCCGCGATCCGCTTCGCCACGTCCGAACCGGCGCCGTCGCTGACCATGATGGGCACCAGGCCGACGATGTTCAGGCCCACCGCCATCAGCAGCGGTCTGACCCGCGTGGCGCCGTACTCCACCGCCATTCGGACGAGGTCGTCGGCACTCCGAAGCCTGCCCTCCTTGCGCCAGGCCCGGAACCCTTCGTCCAGGTACACCACCATGATCGAGGCCGTCTGGGCGGCGATGCCCAGCAAGGCGATCATGCCGACCCAGACCGCGATGGAGGTGTTGTAACGGAAGGCATAAAGCAGCCAAACCGCCCCGACGGCCGCGAAGGGCACGGAGAGCATGACGATCAGGGTCTGGCCGAGGCCCTGGAAATTGAAATACAGGATCGCCACGATCAACAGCAACGTCAACGGGATCACGATCCGCATGCGCCGTTGGATGCGTTCCAAGAATTCGTATTGCCCGGTCCATTTCAAATAGTAGCCGGGCGGGAGTTTCAAGGACTGGGCCACCGCCCGCTTGGCGTCGTTGACGTAACCTCCGATGTCCCGGCCTTGGATGTCGACGTAGACCCAGCCGTTCAACGAGCCCATCTCGTTCTTGATCATGGGCGGTCCCATGACCGCCTCGATCTTGCCCAACTGGGCGAGCGGCACCTGGGTGACCGGCCCCGGCAGGTCGGATTTCATGCCGCCGGCCATGCCGCCCTTGGCCTCCGGCCCCGCCCCGGCCTGGGCCCGCATCACCGGGACCAGGACGCGCTGCAGCCGCTCCAAGTCGTCCCGCAGCTCGCGTGGGTAGCGCAGGTTGATCTTGTAGCGCTCGCGGCCCTCGATGGTCGTCGAGAGGTCCATGCCCCCGATGGCCATCTCGACCGCGCCGTTCACGTCCTCGATCTTTAGTCCGTAGCGCGCCAAGGCCGCGCGGTCCGGAACAAAATCGACGAAGAAACCGCCCATCTCCCGCTCCGCGTAGACGCTGCGCGTCCCCGGGACCCCTTTGAGGATGTTTTCCAGCTCCTCGCCGATCTTGGCGATCTGGGCGAGGTCCTTGCCGAACACCTTGATCCCGATGGGGGTGCGGATGCCGGTGGTCAGCATGTCCACCCGCGCCTTAATCGGCATCGTGAAGGCGTTCTGCACCCCCGGAAAAGCGAGGGCCTCGTCCAGCTCGGCGATGAGCTTCTCTTGCGTCATGCCGGGACGCCACTCCGACTTCGGCTTCAGCGTCACGACCGTCTCGATCATCGACAGGGGGGCCGGATCGGTGGGGGTCTCGGCCCGGCCCGCCTTCCCGAACACCGATGCGACCTCGGGAAATTTTTTGAGGATCCTGTCTTGGGTCTGGACGAGTTGTTTCGCCGCCTCGATAGAGAGTCCGGGCGGGGTCACGGGCATGAACAGGATCGACCCCTCGGAGAGGGGCGGCATGAACTCCGAGCCGAGTCGCTGGAACGGCAGGAAGGTCGCCAATATCAGCAGCACCGCGACGCCGAGGACCGCGTAACGGCGGCGCAGGCAGAACCTCAATATCGGGCGGTAAAGCGCGATGCTGACGCGGTTGATCGGATTCGATTCCTGGGGGCGGATCTTTCCCCGGACAAAAAACACCATCAAGGCCGGAACCAAGGTGATCCCGAGTAGGGCCCCGAAGGCCACTGAATAGGTCTTGGTATAGGCCAGCGGGCTGAACAGGCGGCCCTCCTGGGCCTCCAGGACGAAGACCGGAAGGAAGGCGACCACGATGATGAGCAGGGAGCCGAAGATGCTGGGCCCGATTTCCCGCGCGGCCTCGATGACCACCTCCAGGCGCGGCCTGCGGCCTCCGTCTTCCTCCAGCTTGCGGTGGGCGTTTTCCACCATGATGATGGCGGCGTCCACGACGTCCCCGATGGCGATGACGATCCCCGCCAGCGACATGATATTGGAGGTGAGCCGCATGTAATACATGGGGATGAAGGATACGGCCACCGCCACCGGCAGCGTGATCACCGCCACCAAGGTCGAGCGGAAATGGAACAGGAAAAGGACGATCATCGCGGCCACGAGGACCATCTCCTCGAGCAGGGCGTCGGAGAGGGTTTTCATCGAGCTGCGGATCAGGTCGGAGCGGTCGTAAGTGGCGACCAACTCCACGCCCTCCGGAAAGGAGGGCTTCAGTTCCTGCAGACGGGCCTTGAGCCGATCGATGACGGCCAAGGCGTTTTCCCCGTACCGCATCACCACGATGCCGCCCACCGCCTCGCCCTCGCCGTTGAGCTCGGCGAAGCCACGCCGGATATTCCCGCCTACCTGAACGCGC comes from Deltaproteobacteria bacterium PRO3 and encodes:
- a CDS encoding cation-translocating P-type ATPase, with translation MGRLAFPDLADPLGDPLGLRDLAEFSSPGSGGDVNPEVVQHPASPPWHTWTAEAVLGHLRSDRRGLSEEEAARRLARYGWNELKEGKPVKPLKIFLGQFSSLIVWILIAAGLVSGLLQEWADSIAIFSIVLLNGILGFYQEYSAEKSIAALKKMTAPHAKVRRGGELRVLPAREVVPGDILELEAGDLVPADARLLEADSLQSLEAALTGESEPVRKSVAALGAAEVPLGDRKNLLYMGTSISAGAGRAVVVATGMKTEFGRIAGLLQQAAFEEGTPLQKRLQAVGRVLVWASLGIVAVLFLLGYLRGLNPFDLFLTSVSMAVAAVPEGLPAVVTIGLALGVQRMSRRRALIRKLPAVETLGSTNVICTDKTGTLTVGEMTVREIYVGSVAFAVSGEGYGPEGEILLEGRPPGVGQEALIRRLLTVMTGCNEAHLIHEKDRWQAVGDPTEAALLAAARKAGVEQDAVERDFPKLRAFPFDSERKRMSVLRETPGGVPEAMVKGAPDILLALCTHILDEGGLRPIEASDRERLTKQIDAMAERALRVLAAAYRPLEARGFEGLSWEDVESRLVFLGLVGMYDPPRAEAKEAVAKCRSAGIRVVMITGDHPHTALAIARELGIAAEDAKALSGAELDGLSDRELQARVAEIAVYARVSAEHKLRVVRAWKAVGAVIAMTGDGVNDAPAIKGADIGIAMGITGTEVTKEASDMVVTDDNFASIVAAVEEGRGVYDNIKKTLQYLLAGNVGELLLMTTAVLLGLPLPLLPIHLLWINLVTDGLPALCLATDPIDPDVMRRPPRRREAAMTDRAFLYWTLFPGLLTAAIALGVYGYVLRAEGLETARTAAFAVLVYAEMLKSFAFRNERKPFWQVGIFSNARLFAVVTLSVVFQPWAHHVEFLERFFKISAISWRECLLLVAIGAVPLAVIESVKMLKHWFSTRRYACVHS
- a CDS encoding efflux RND transporter permease subunit — encoded protein: MIAAIIEFCARNRLLVLIGVGALLLWSAWAIRRTPVDALPDLSDTQVILWTEWMGRSPNLIEDQITYPLVTAFLSVPRVKVVRGFSMFGMSFVYIIFEDGTDIYWARTRALEYLSKLRGRLPPGVAPEIGPDATGVGWVFEYALVDKSGKHSLQELRSFQDWYLRYWLTSIPGVAEVASLGGYEKQYQVEIDPAKLQALNVSLMDVAEAIRRSNSETGARLVEIAGAEYMIRGRGYVTDAKSLEELAVGLGPGGTPVRLRDVARVQVGGNIRRGFAELNGEGEAVGGIVVMRYGENALAVIDRLKARLQELKPSFPEGVELVATYDRSDLIRSSMKTLSDALLEEMVLVAAMIVLFLFHFRSTLVAVITLPVAVAVSFIPMYYMRLTSNIMSLAGIVIAIGDVVDAAIIMVENAHRKLEEDGGRRPRLEVVIEAAREIGPSIFGSLLIIVVAFLPVFVLEAQEGRLFSPLAYTKTYSVAFGALLGITLVPALMVFFVRGKIRPQESNPINRVSIALYRPILRFCLRRRYAVLGVAVLLILATFLPFQRLGSEFMPPLSEGSILFMPVTPPGLSIEAAKQLVQTQDRILKKFPEVASVFGKAGRAETPTDPAPLSMIETVVTLKPKSEWRPGMTQEKLIAELDEALAFPGVQNAFTMPIKARVDMLTTGIRTPIGIKVFGKDLAQIAKIGEELENILKGVPGTRSVYAEREMGGFFVDFVPDRAALARYGLKIEDVNGAVEMAIGGMDLSTTIEGRERYKINLRYPRELRDDLERLQRVLVPVMRAQAGAGPEAKGGMAGGMKSDLPGPVTQVPLAQLGKIEAVMGPPMIKNEMGSLNGWVYVDIQGRDIGGYVNDAKRAVAQSLKLPPGYYLKWTGQYEFLERIQRRMRIVIPLTLLLIVAILYFNFQGLGQTLIVMLSVPFAAVGAVWLLYAFRYNTSIAVWVGMIALLGIAAQTASIMVVYLDEGFRAWRKEGRLRSADDLVRMAVEYGATRVRPLLMAVGLNIVGLVPIMVSDGAGSDVAKRIAAPLWGGLLSLTLLTLLVIPSVYVIWRSFHLREAEGT